The genomic region GAGCAACCCCAAAGGCGTTGTGCACAGCCATCAGACGCTGGGTTTCGAGACGCGTCAGCTGCTGGAGAACTACCCGAAGGACCGTGGTCGACAGTTGACCGCGACGCCGGTCGGCCATTTCATCGGCATGCTCGGCGCCTTCCTCATCCCCGTGCTCGAAGGTGCCCCGATCGACCTGTGCGACGTGTGGGATCCGGGCAACGTGCTCAAACTCATGGATTCGCAAGGCATGTCGATCGGCGGCGGGCCACCGTTTTTTGTCACCAGCCTGCTCGACCACCCGGACTGCACCGACGCCCATCGAGGACGGTTCACCACTGTGGGTCTCGGCGGATCCACCGTGCCTGCCGCGGTCACGCGTCGGCTCGCCGACATGGGCATGTTCGTGTTCCGGTCCTACGGCAGCACCGAGCATCCCTCGATCACCGGATCGCGTCCGACGGCGCCGGAGGACAAGCGCCTCTACACCGACGGCGACCCGCGGCCGGGCGTGGAGATCAAGCTCACCGAGGACGGCGAAATCCTCTCGCGTGGGCCGGATCTGTGTCTCGGCTACACCGACGACGAGTTGACCCGGCGCGCGTTCGACGAGGAGGGCTGGTACCACACCGGGGATATCGGCGTCCTCGACGAGGACGGCTACCTCACCATCACCGACCGCAAGGCCGACGTGATCATCCGTGGCGGCGAGAACATCTCGGCGCTGGAAGTCGAAGAGGTGCTGCTGAGCATGCCGAGCGTCGCCGAGGCCGTCGTGGTCGCTGCACCGGACGTCCGCCTAGGGGAGCGGACGGCCGCGGTGCTGCGCATCCGCGACGGTCACGCTATGCCGACCCTCGACGACGTGCGCGCGCACTTCCGGCACGCGGGCGTCGCGGTGCAGAAATGGCCCGAGGAACTGCACCGGGTCCCCGAGGGACAGGACTACCCGCGCACCGCGAGCGGCAAGGTACAGAAGTTCCGGGTGCGCGAAATCGTGCGCCAGCACGCCGCGTCGTAGGGGCGGAGGGACGTTGCCATCCGGGCACCTGTGAGAATAGGATTCTCCCAAGAGGAAAAGGAGTGTTCCATGGGGCAACTTTCACATCGGGTCAATATCCCGTTTCCGCTGTTCGATGCGGACAACCATCTCTATGAACCGCCAGAGGCGATGACCAAGTACCTCCCCAAGGAGTATCAGGACGTCGTCCAGTACGTCGAGGTCAACGGCCGCACCAAGATCGCCATCAAGGGGCAGATCAGCAATTACATCCCGAACCCCACGTTCTCCCACGTGGCCAAGCCGGGCGCCTGGGAGGAGTACTTCAAGTTCGGCAACCCCGACGGCAAGAGCAAGCGCGAGCTGTTCGGTGAGCCGATGCGGTCCATTCCCGCGTTCTTCGAGCCCGCGCCGCGTCTGGAGCTCATGGATCAGCTGGGAGTAGACCGCTCGCTGATGTTCCCGACCCTGGCCAGCCTCATCGAGGAGCGGCTGCGCGACGATCCGGTCGCCATCCACGTCATCATCCACTCGCTGAACCAGTGGCTCGACGAGGTCTGGAGCTTCAACTATCAGAACCGGATCTTCACCACGCCGGTCATCACGCTGCCTATTGTCGACAACGCGATCGAGGAGCTGGATTGGGCCGTCAAGCGCGGCGCCCGCGCGATCCTGGTCCGCCCCGCGCCGGTGCCCGGATTCCGCGGCCCGCGCTCGTTCGCCCTGCCGGAGTTCGACCCGTTCTGGGAGAAGTGCGTCGAGTACGACGTGTTCGTCGGCATGCATTCCTCCGACAGCGGCTACTCGCGCTACACGTCCGAGTGGGACGGCGTCGCCCAGGAGATGCTGCCGTTCCAGACCAACGCGATGTCGATTCTCAACGAGTGGCGCCCGATCCAGGATGCGGTGGCCTCCTGGGTCATCCACGGTGCGCTGTTCCGGCACCCGAAGCTGAAGGTTGGCATCGTCGAGGCAGGTTCTAAGTGGATGTTCCCGTTGCTGGACTCGATGGCCGAGGTCTACAAGAAGGCGCCCGAGGCGTTCCCGGGCAATCCGATGGAGGAGATCAAGAACCGGATCTTCGTCAGCCCGTTCTACGAGGAGGGCATCGACGACCTGATCAACCTGATCGGGGTGGAGCAGGTCCTCTACGGGTCGGACTGGCCCCATCCCGAGGGGCTTGCCGAGCCGACCCACTACGTCACGGCGCTCGAGCACCTTTCCGTCGAGGATCAGGCGAAGATCATGGGTGGCAACCTGGGTCGCCTCGTAACGGTGTGACCCCACCTCCACGCTGGGAGACCATCCCCGAGATGGTCGTGAGCGCGGCGGACCGCTTCGGCGACGCGGAGGCGGTCGTCGACGGTCCGCTGCGCCTGTCCTTCGGCGAGCTGGTGCACCGGATACGTTGCGCTGCAGGGGCTTTCAAAGAGTTCGGCATCGGTAAGGGCGACCGCGTCGCGGTCTGGGCGCCGAACTCAGCCGAGTGGATCGTGGCCGCCTTCGGGGTGATGATGGCCGGTGGGGTGCTCGTCCCGGTCAATACCCGGTTCAAGTCCGAGGAAGCGGCCGACATCATCGGCCGCAGCGGCGCCAGGGCCGTTCTGGTGCAGAAGGACTTCCTGGGCCTCGACTACCCGGTGCCCGCAGCAATACCGGTCATCAACCTGAAGTCGAACTTCTTGTCCAGCGGTTCGCCGTTCGAGTGTGAGGTCAGCGGAACAGACGTCGCCGACATCATCTTCACCTCGGGCACCACCGGGAAACCCAAGGGCGCGATGATGAACCATCGCCAGACCCTGCGGGCGTACCAGGAATGGGCGACGCTCGCCGACCTTCGCGAGGGCGACCGCTACCTCATGATCAACCCGTACTTCCACACGTTCGGGCTCAAGGCCGGGCTCATCGCCTCGTTCCTACGCGGTGCGACCATGGTGCCGGTGGCCGCCTTCGACGTCGAGCGCGTGGTGGAACTCGTTGAGTTAGAACGCATCACGATGCTGCCCGGACCGCCCACGCTGTACCATTCGCTTCTCGCCGTCGCCGACAAGAGCAGGCTCGCGAGCCTGCGGGCCGGCGTCACCGGGGCGGCCGACATCCCGGTCGAGTTGATTCGGCGGATCCACGACGAGCTGCCGTTCGAGACGCTGATGACCGGATACGGCCTCACCGAGGCGGGGAACGTCACGCTGTCGCGGCCCGGCGATTCGTTCTCCGACGTCGCGACCACGGCCGGCCTGCCATGCGAAGGCGTCGAGGTCCGCACCGGCGACGACGGCGAGGTACTGGTGCGCGGATACAACGTCATGCAGGGCTACCTCGACGACCCCGACGCCACCGCCCAGGCGATCGACGCCGACGGGTGGTTGCACACCGGCGACCTGGGTGAGTTCACCGACACCGGCCGGTTGCGCATCGTCGGCCGCAAGAAGGACATCTTCATCGTCGGTGGCTTCAACGCCTATCCCGCCGAGATCGAGGGTTTCCTGCTCGAGCACCCCGCGGTTGCTCAAGTGGCCGTCATCGGGGTGTCCGACGACCGTCTGGGGCAGGTGGGCAAGGCGTTCGTCGTTCGCCAGCCGGGTCACGAAGGTGTCACGGATGAGGACCTCATTTCGTGGAGCCGAGAGCAAATGGCCGGTTTTAAGGTGCCGCGGTCTGTAGAGTTCCTCGACGAGTTGCCGGTGAACGCCACCGGCAAGGTGATGAAGGATCGTCTTCGCCACATTCACGACTGAGCAAGCGCAAGCGCACAGCGTGCAAATTGCATTTCCGCAGGAAGCGGCTTTGGCGGGGGCGTGCGGGCCCGGGTATCGTCGCTACCGTACTCAAAATTGATAGTGGCATTCTCACAGAATGGTTACGTAGCAGACGAGGAGGTCGCTGTGCCGTCTTTCAGGCGCCGCGCGTCGGTGATAGACGCGGATCGCGTCGCTGAATCGCCGCAGCAAGACCCTGAGCGGTCGGCCGACGCGGCGGATGCGCTGGCGCTCGCGGAGGAGGCGGAGGCCGAAGCGGCCGAGGCCGAGGCATTGGCGGCCGCCGCCCGGGCGAGGGCCAAGGCGATACGACTGCGCAGGCAAGCGCAGACCGCTGAGGAAACGACGGCCCAACCGACGGAACACGCTGACGCGAAACCAGCCGTTGAAAGCGATGTCGGCGACGAGTCCGTTAAAGACGCCGAACTCGAGGACACCGGCACTGACGCGAAAGACGTCGCCTCGGCCGAGCAAGACGCGGCTGATGCGGACGACGAAGCCATCGAGGTCGCGGATGATCCCGCCGAGGCCGATACCGCCGAGCCGGCGATCAAGCGACGCCGCCTGCGAATACCGCGGATCCGGTGGAGCCTTATCGCCGCCGTGGTGGCGATTCTGTGCATCTCCGCACTGATCACGCTCAGCGTGCTCACGGTGCTCAATCACCGCCAACAAGTCCGTGAGCAGCAGCGCACCGCCGAGTACGTCGCCGCCGCGCGACAGAGTGTCGTGACGTTGATGTCGCTGGACTTCAACAACGCGAAAGAAGACGTGCAGCGCATCATCGACAACTCGGCCGGGCAGTTCAAGCAGGATTTCCAG from Mycobacterium sp. IDR2000157661 harbors:
- a CDS encoding FadD3 family acyl-CoA ligase, whose amino-acid sequence is MVVSAADRFGDAEAVVDGPLRLSFGELVHRIRCAAGAFKEFGIGKGDRVAVWAPNSAEWIVAAFGVMMAGGVLVPVNTRFKSEEAADIIGRSGARAVLVQKDFLGLDYPVPAAIPVINLKSNFLSSGSPFECEVSGTDVADIIFTSGTTGKPKGAMMNHRQTLRAYQEWATLADLREGDRYLMINPYFHTFGLKAGLIASFLRGATMVPVAAFDVERVVELVELERITMLPGPPTLYHSLLAVADKSRLASLRAGVTGAADIPVELIRRIHDELPFETLMTGYGLTEAGNVTLSRPGDSFSDVATTAGLPCEGVEVRTGDDGEVLVRGYNVMQGYLDDPDATAQAIDADGWLHTGDLGEFTDTGRLRIVGRKKDIFIVGGFNAYPAEIEGFLLEHPAVAQVAVIGVSDDRLGQVGKAFVVRQPGHEGVTDEDLISWSREQMAGFKVPRSVEFLDELPVNATGKVMKDRLRHIHD
- a CDS encoding AMP-binding protein, with the translated sequence MRNIPVELARRYEEKGWWTPDTLGELLARHLAANPDAGFWVHSDVRPYTGTFADVEQRARRLAAGLHRRGVGPGDVVALQLPNWMEAAVAFWASAFLGAVVVPIVHFYGRKELAHILSTSRPKAFITAEEFGRMRFEPDLAAEVPVVALVGTSGFDELFDEEPMVGTLPADPAGPALIAFTSGTTSNPKGVVHSHQTLGFETRQLLENYPKDRGRQLTATPVGHFIGMLGAFLIPVLEGAPIDLCDVWDPGNVLKLMDSQGMSIGGGPPFFVTSLLDHPDCTDAHRGRFTTVGLGGSTVPAAVTRRLADMGMFVFRSYGSTEHPSITGSRPTAPEDKRLYTDGDPRPGVEIKLTEDGEILSRGPDLCLGYTDDELTRRAFDEEGWYHTGDIGVLDEDGYLTITDRKADVIIRGGENISALEVEEVLLSMPSVAEAVVVAAPDVRLGERTAAVLRIRDGHAMPTLDDVRAHFRHAGVAVQKWPEELHRVPEGQDYPRTASGKVQKFRVREIVRQHAAS
- a CDS encoding amidohydrolase family protein; this translates as MGQLSHRVNIPFPLFDADNHLYEPPEAMTKYLPKEYQDVVQYVEVNGRTKIAIKGQISNYIPNPTFSHVAKPGAWEEYFKFGNPDGKSKRELFGEPMRSIPAFFEPAPRLELMDQLGVDRSLMFPTLASLIEERLRDDPVAIHVIIHSLNQWLDEVWSFNYQNRIFTTPVITLPIVDNAIEELDWAVKRGARAILVRPAPVPGFRGPRSFALPEFDPFWEKCVEYDVFVGMHSSDSGYSRYTSEWDGVAQEMLPFQTNAMSILNEWRPIQDAVASWVIHGALFRHPKLKVGIVEAGSKWMFPLLDSMAEVYKKAPEAFPGNPMEEIKNRIFVSPFYEEGIDDLINLIGVEQVLYGSDWPHPEGLAEPTHYVTALEHLSVEDQAKIMGGNLGRLVTV